A DNA window from Sphingomonas profundi contains the following coding sequences:
- a CDS encoding isovaleryl-CoA dehydrogenase: MAELDFALGEMADTIRETTRRFAAERIAPLAARIDAEDSFPRELWPEMGALGLHGITVEEEHGGLGLGYLEHVIACEEVSRASASIGLSYGAHSNLCVNQIRRWGDAAQKAKYLPKLVSGEHVGSLAMSEAGAGSDVVSMKLRAERADGGFRLNGTKFWITNAPYADTLVVYAKTDAAAGSRGITAFLVEKEFAGFSIGQKIDKMGMRGSPTAELVFDDCFVPDSAVMGPLHGGVKVLMSGLDYERVVLSGIQLGIMQACLDVVLPYVRERRQFGRPVGEFQLMQAKVADMYVALNSSRAYVYAVARSCDAGRTTRFDAAGAILLASENAVKVANEAIQALGGAGYTKDWPVERYLRDAKLLDIGAGTNEVRRMLIGRELIGAGA, from the coding sequence ATGGCCGAGCTGGATTTCGCGCTGGGCGAGATGGCGGACACGATCCGCGAGACGACGCGCCGCTTCGCCGCCGAGCGCATTGCGCCGCTGGCCGCGCGGATCGACGCGGAGGACAGCTTCCCGCGCGAGCTGTGGCCGGAGATGGGCGCGCTCGGCCTGCACGGCATCACCGTGGAGGAGGAGCATGGCGGGCTGGGGCTGGGTTATCTTGAGCATGTGATCGCCTGCGAGGAGGTGAGCCGCGCCTCCGCCTCGATCGGGCTCAGCTACGGCGCCCACTCCAACCTGTGCGTCAACCAGATCCGCCGCTGGGGCGATGCGGCGCAGAAGGCGAAATATCTGCCGAAGCTCGTCTCCGGCGAGCATGTCGGGTCGCTCGCCATGTCCGAGGCGGGGGCCGGATCGGACGTGGTCTCGATGAAGCTGCGGGCGGAGCGGGCGGACGGCGGCTTCCGCCTGAACGGTACGAAGTTCTGGATCACCAACGCGCCCTATGCCGACACGCTGGTGGTCTATGCGAAGACGGACGCGGCGGCGGGATCGCGCGGCATCACCGCCTTCCTGGTCGAGAAGGAGTTCGCCGGCTTCTCGATCGGCCAGAAGATCGACAAGATGGGCATGCGCGGATCGCCCACCGCCGAGCTGGTGTTCGACGACTGTTTCGTGCCCGACAGCGCGGTGATGGGCCCGCTGCACGGCGGCGTGAAGGTGCTGATGTCCGGCCTGGACTATGAGCGGGTCGTCCTCTCCGGCATCCAGCTGGGCATCATGCAGGCGTGCCTCGACGTGGTGCTGCCCTATGTGCGGGAGCGGCGCCAGTTCGGTCGGCCGGTCGGCGAGTTCCAGCTGATGCAGGCGAAGGTGGCGGACATGTACGTCGCGCTCAACTCGTCGCGCGCCTACGTCTATGCCGTCGCGCGGAGCTGCGATGCCGGACGCACGACGCGGTTCGACGCGGCGGGCGCGATCCTGCTGGCATCGGAAAATGCGGTGAAGGTGGCGAACGAGGCGATCCAGGCGCTGGGCGGCGCCGGCTATACGAAGGACTGGCCGGTGGAACGCTATCTGCGCGACGCCAAGCTGCTGGACATCGGCGCCGGCACCAACGAAGTGCGGCGCATGCTGATCGGCCGCGAACTGATCGGAGCGGGCGCATGA
- a CDS encoding LysR family transcriptional regulator, with protein MIDRYLLRYFLAVIDQGGFSRAALACNVSQPTLSVGIAKLEKHLGQPLFLRANRRIALTDAGNRLATHARRIETEFALAERSLRGAPAETVLRLGVLATIPSAWIEAFLARRAAAGRESRVEIVEGRERELIARLERGRIDVALTIVGHDTGALAHDVLFSEGYRLALAATHPLATRASIAAGELAAETMIVRRQCELLGATSRFFTARGVRPFFAARTMSDDRALAYVRSGIGITIMPDGFAAPGVARVRMADFDHTRRIGLVHAPHADVARQRQSPVLPDLAAAIAQVRTG; from the coding sequence ATGATAGACCGCTATCTGCTGCGTTACTTCCTCGCCGTGATCGATCAGGGCGGCTTCTCCAGGGCGGCCCTCGCCTGCAACGTCTCGCAGCCCACCTTGTCCGTCGGCATCGCCAAGCTGGAAAAGCATCTCGGCCAGCCGTTGTTCCTGCGGGCCAACCGCCGCATCGCCCTCACCGATGCCGGCAACCGCCTCGCCACCCACGCCCGCCGCATCGAGACGGAGTTCGCCCTAGCCGAGCGTTCGCTGCGCGGCGCGCCCGCCGAAACGGTGCTGCGCCTGGGCGTGCTGGCGACGATCCCGTCGGCGTGGATCGAGGCGTTCCTCGCCCGCCGCGCCGCGGCCGGGCGGGAAAGCCGGGTGGAGATCGTCGAGGGGCGCGAGCGCGAGCTGATCGCCCGGCTGGAGCGGGGCCGCATCGATGTGGCGCTGACGATCGTCGGCCACGATACCGGCGCCCTCGCGCATGACGTGCTGTTCTCGGAAGGCTACCGACTGGCGCTCGCCGCCACGCATCCGCTGGCGACGCGCGCCAGCATCGCCGCGGGCGAGCTCGCCGCCGAGACGATGATCGTGCGCCGCCAGTGCGAGCTGCTCGGCGCCACCAGCCGCTTCTTCACCGCGCGCGGCGTGCGCCCCTTCTTCGCCGCCCGCACGATGAGCGACGATCGCGCGCTCGCCTACGTCCGCTCCGGCATCGGCATCACGATCATGCCGGACGGGTTCGCCGCGCCCGGCGTGGCGCGCGTGCGGATGGCCGATTTCGATCACACCCGCCGCATCGGCCTGGTCCACGCGCCTCATGCCGACGTCGCGCGGCAGCGGCAGAGCCCCGTCCTCCCCGATCTCGCCGCCGCCATCGCCCAGGTCCGCACCGGCTGA
- a CDS encoding peptidylprolyl isomerase translates to MIRKLAPLALLCLPLAPLLAQGAPPPAPAASAPAVPVPAPKPATTRVTLQTADGPIVVEVEIERAPITAANFLRYVDQKRLDGTNFYRAVKVGPGIGLVQAGTRNNPKKTLKPIPHEATTKTGLSHVDGALSMARGAPGTAGGDFFITVGAFPSMDADPTQPGDNAGYAVFGRVVEGMDVVRKILEAPVSPTEGEGDLKGQMLSPVIAITTARRTPAP, encoded by the coding sequence ATGATCCGCAAACTCGCTCCGCTGGCGCTGCTGTGCCTCCCGCTCGCCCCGCTGCTCGCGCAGGGCGCGCCACCGCCCGCGCCGGCGGCGTCTGCGCCCGCCGTGCCCGTACCCGCGCCGAAGCCCGCCACCACGCGGGTCACGCTGCAGACCGCGGACGGCCCGATCGTGGTGGAGGTGGAGATAGAGCGGGCGCCGATCACCGCCGCCAACTTCCTGCGCTACGTCGATCAGAAGCGGCTGGACGGCACCAACTTCTACCGCGCGGTGAAGGTGGGGCCGGGCATCGGTCTGGTCCAGGCGGGCACGCGCAACAACCCGAAGAAGACGCTGAAGCCGATCCCGCACGAGGCGACCACCAAGACCGGCCTCTCCCACGTGGACGGCGCGCTCTCGATGGCGCGCGGCGCGCCGGGCACGGCGGGCGGCGACTTCTTCATCACCGTCGGCGCCTTTCCCTCGATGGATGCCGATCCCACCCAGCCGGGCGACAATGCCGGCTACGCCGTGTTCGGCCGCGTGGTGGAAGGGATGGACGTGGTCCGCAAGATATTGGAGGCCCCGGTCTCCCCCACCGAGGGCGAGGGCGACCTGAAGGGCCAGATGCTGAGCCCGGTGATCGCGATCACGACCGCCCGCCGCACGCCGGCGCCCTGA
- a CDS encoding response regulator has product MRILLVEDDTRLAEGIARALRAENFAVDVADNGEDGGHLGATERYDAAILDLGLPKRDGIAVLRGWRAEGRDLPVLILTARDGWSQKVEGFKAGADDYLVKPFRIEEVVMRLRALVRRAAGHAAARIACGPLVFDAQLGTFELDGLPLKLTAFEWRVLSALMLRREVVIERADLIERVYEGDADVDSNSIEVIVGRLRRKLGAEMIETVRGRGYRLTADAVKVAR; this is encoded by the coding sequence ATGCGCATATTGCTCGTGGAGGACGACACCCGGCTGGCGGAAGGCATCGCGCGCGCGCTGCGCGCCGAGAATTTCGCCGTGGATGTGGCCGACAATGGCGAGGATGGCGGCCATCTGGGCGCCACCGAACGCTACGACGCCGCCATCCTCGATCTCGGCCTGCCCAAGCGGGACGGCATCGCCGTGCTGCGCGGCTGGCGGGCCGAGGGGCGGGATCTGCCGGTGCTGATCCTCACCGCGCGCGACGGCTGGTCGCAGAAGGTGGAGGGCTTCAAGGCCGGCGCCGACGATTATCTGGTCAAGCCGTTCCGCATCGAGGAGGTGGTGATGCGGCTGCGCGCGCTCGTCCGCCGCGCCGCCGGCCACGCCGCCGCGCGCATCGCCTGCGGCCCGCTGGTGTTCGATGCGCAGCTCGGCACGTTCGAGCTGGACGGTCTGCCGCTGAAGCTGACCGCGTTCGAGTGGCGCGTGCTCTCCGCCCTGATGCTGCGGCGGGAAGTGGTGATCGAGCGCGCCGACCTGATCGAGCGGGTCTACGAAGGCGATGCCGACGTCGATTCGAACTCGATCGAGGTCATCGTCGGGCGGCTGCGCCGGAAGCTCGGCGCCGAGATGATCGAGACGGTGCGCGGCCGCGGCTACCGGCTGACGGCGGATGCCGTGAAGGTCGCGCGGTGA
- a CDS encoding sensor histidine kinase, whose amino-acid sequence MRLWPASLFGRLLAIGLASTLAALLFAGFAIGHVLERFVLRGMDERLDAQVAVLARAIGPDGRLDERRVVDLPGFDEAGTDWTWQVAGPGGSLRASTPNAAAIAVRAPEPPPPDRSDRHLRQHRPAPGDGYGRRGEPLHARTLSVETAAGPVTITATGPRRIVAAPVREAMMPLLGSLGLIGLGLAGATLLQLRLGLRPLRALRDGLAEVRAGRARAVPGGQPRELAPLVEELNALIAQNEAGLAYARQHVANLAHGLKTPLAALALRLAEGDRDPDGSLGEAVRQIDSRVRHHLGRARAAAPGGGRVHTPLAVATLDLVAVLRRVHADRGIAASVAIAAGLAVAIDPQDLDEMLGNLLDNAWRHARQAIRVEAEARGPVVALTIEDDGPGLDAAAMAEAMLPGRRLDERGDGHGFGLPIARELAELNGGSLRLARSTACGGLLAELILPA is encoded by the coding sequence GTGAGGCTCTGGCCGGCCTCGCTGTTCGGCCGGCTGCTGGCGATCGGCCTCGCCTCCACCCTCGCCGCCCTGCTGTTCGCCGGCTTCGCCATCGGCCATGTGCTCGAACGCTTCGTGCTGCGCGGGATGGACGAGCGGCTGGATGCGCAGGTGGCGGTGCTCGCCCGCGCGATCGGGCCGGACGGGCGGCTGGACGAGCGGCGGGTTGTCGACCTTCCGGGCTTCGACGAGGCGGGGACGGACTGGACGTGGCAGGTCGCCGGCCCCGGCGGCAGCCTGCGCGCCAGCACGCCGAACGCCGCCGCGATCGCGGTGCGCGCGCCGGAGCCGCCGCCGCCCGACCGGTCGGATCGCCACCTTCGCCAGCACCGCCCGGCCCCTGGCGACGGATACGGCAGGCGCGGCGAGCCGCTGCACGCGCGCACCCTCTCGGTCGAGACGGCGGCCGGGCCGGTCACGATCACCGCCACCGGCCCGCGCCGCATCGTCGCCGCGCCGGTACGCGAGGCGATGATGCCGCTGCTGGGCTCGCTGGGGCTGATCGGCCTCGGCCTGGCGGGGGCCACCCTGCTGCAGCTCCGCCTCGGCCTGCGTCCGCTGCGCGCACTGCGCGACGGGCTGGCGGAGGTGCGTGCCGGCCGCGCCCGCGCGGTGCCCGGCGGCCAGCCGCGCGAACTGGCGCCGCTGGTCGAGGAACTCAACGCGCTGATCGCGCAGAACGAGGCGGGCCTCGCTTATGCCCGCCAGCACGTCGCCAACCTCGCCCACGGGCTCAAGACGCCGCTCGCCGCTCTCGCCCTGCGGCTGGCGGAGGGGGATCGCGATCCGGACGGCAGCCTCGGCGAGGCGGTGCGCCAGATCGACAGCCGGGTGCGCCACCATCTCGGCCGTGCCCGCGCGGCGGCGCCAGGCGGCGGCCGCGTCCACACGCCGCTGGCCGTGGCCACGCTCGATCTGGTCGCCGTGCTGCGACGGGTGCACGCCGATCGCGGCATCGCGGCATCGGTGGCGATCGCCGCCGGTCTCGCCGTCGCGATCGATCCGCAGGATCTCGACGAGATGCTCGGCAACCTGCTGGACAATGCGTGGCGCCACGCGCGCCAGGCGATCCGCGTCGAGGCGGAGGCGCGAGGTCCGGTGGTGGCGCTGACGATCGAGGATGACGGGCCGGGGCTGGACGCGGCGGCGATGGCCGAGGCGATGCTGCCCGGCCGCCGGCTGGACGAGCGTGGCGATGGCCACGGCTTCGGCCTGCCGATCGCGCGCGAGCTGGCGGAGCTGAACGGCGGCAGCCTGCGTCTGGCGCGGTCGACCGCGTGCGGCGGCCTGCTGGCGGAGCTTATCCTGCCGGCGTGA
- a CDS encoding glycosyltransferase, producing MIAIYVHEIAATGVVRNALAIAGRLAREGHGVDLVTALPGGHEAVPPGVRHTVLLAPARRSRAAEQLLAVAALRRHLAGGEAAIIVSAGNHGHATVWAATRGLARPRRIYRISNDTVRAGTHAPGTPIGRSLRAAMAGLIARDAARLVLVSATLAARPCYARAIADGRGTIIANGVDVAGARIAAQAPPDHPWFDGEAPLIVAVGRLNRQKNFATLIAATALLQRQVPARLLILGGSRDGAREALAAQAARLGVGDRVALPGTVANVFAWMARADVFALPSWWEGSPNVLLEAIATGVPVVASRTAGNAAEILDHGRYGRLVDPADPQALADALALQLRPATAIRPGDRAAAFDLAANLDRWAALAGELLADAPPRRAGAIAALTPAG from the coding sequence ATGATCGCCATCTACGTCCACGAGATCGCCGCGACCGGCGTCGTGCGCAACGCCCTCGCCATCGCCGGGCGGCTGGCGCGGGAGGGGCATGGCGTGGACCTCGTCACCGCCCTGCCGGGGGGGCATGAGGCGGTGCCCCCCGGCGTGCGTCACACCGTGCTGCTGGCGCCCGCGCGCCGATCCCGCGCGGCCGAGCAGCTGCTGGCGGTGGCGGCGCTGCGCCGGCATCTTGCGGGCGGGGAGGCGGCGATCATCGTCTCGGCGGGCAATCACGGCCACGCGACCGTGTGGGCGGCGACGCGCGGCCTGGCGCGACCGCGCCGCATCTACCGGATCAGCAACGATACGGTGCGCGCCGGCACGCACGCGCCGGGCACGCCGATCGGCCGGTCGCTGCGCGCCGCGATGGCCGGGCTGATCGCGCGCGACGCCGCGCGGCTGGTGCTCGTATCGGCCACGCTTGCCGCGCGGCCGTGCTACGCCCGCGCGATCGCCGACGGACGCGGCACGATCATCGCCAACGGCGTGGATGTCGCGGGCGCGCGCATCGCGGCGCAGGCGCCGCCGGACCATCCCTGGTTCGACGGGGAGGCGCCGCTGATCGTGGCGGTGGGCCGGCTCAACCGGCAGAAGAATTTCGCGACCCTGATCGCGGCGACGGCGCTGCTGCAGCGGCAGGTGCCGGCGCGGCTGCTGATCCTGGGCGGCAGCCGCGACGGCGCGCGCGAGGCGCTGGCGGCGCAGGCCGCGCGGCTGGGCGTGGGCGATCGCGTGGCGCTGCCCGGCACCGTCGCCAACGTGTTCGCCTGGATGGCGCGGGCGGACGTGTTCGCCCTGCCATCCTGGTGGGAGGGATCGCCCAACGTGCTGCTGGAGGCGATCGCCACGGGCGTGCCGGTGGTCGCCTCCCGCACCGCCGGCAACGCCGCCGAGATACTGGATCACGGCCGCTACGGCCGGCTGGTCGATCCGGCCGATCCGCAGGCGCTGGCGGATGCGCTGGCGCTCCAGCTCCGCCCCGCCACCGCGATCCGCCCCGGCGATCGTGCCGCCGCCTTCGATCTGGCCGCCAATCTCGATCGCTGGGCGGCGCTGGCCGGGGAGCTGCTGGCCGATGCGCCGCCCCGGCGGGCCGGCGCGATCGCCGCCCTCACGCCGGCAGGATAA
- a CDS encoding sugar-transfer associated ATP-grasp domain-containing protein: MLTLRIAPPRMLARTAPGAGDGAGDDRGDDRSDDRGDLAGYYFGQLWCHWRMTDRALAIILAAVSAARWPIGGGGAAPWRNGWGAREQRLVRGATGGEAHLGMAARKGVHRLLNPGAFPRAANPLKNKRLFATRCRAAGLPVPDTFADDGDAAALPAWLARQAAIIAKPNYSSKGQGIVRYLRADGGWHDGTRALATEALVARLGRGGVIQTCLAGHADLAALSPGALPTLRIMTCLDEQGAVEQCGVLLRLGAGRAPVDNFNAGNLVAAVGDDGRLGPAFIRAGAAIETVTHHPATGAEIVGRRVPDLAAAIDLAVAAHAVFRNGFTVIGWDIGLAEGGPVLIEGNWNPGTDVVQLVAGRGLGRTRLGALYRHHLARLPAARWRAARPIEREPRHAR; this comes from the coding sequence ATGCTGACCTTGCGTATCGCGCCGCCGCGCATGCTGGCGCGCACCGCGCCGGGCGCGGGCGACGGCGCAGGCGATGACCGGGGCGATGACCGGAGCGATGACCGGGGCGATCTGGCCGGATATTATTTCGGCCAGCTCTGGTGTCACTGGCGAATGACGGATCGGGCGCTCGCCATCATCCTCGCCGCCGTGTCCGCCGCGCGCTGGCCGATCGGGGGCGGCGGGGCGGCGCCGTGGCGCAACGGCTGGGGGGCGCGCGAGCAGCGGCTGGTGCGCGGGGCGACCGGCGGGGAGGCGCATCTCGGCATGGCGGCGCGCAAGGGCGTGCACCGGCTGCTGAACCCGGGCGCCTTTCCCCGTGCCGCCAACCCGCTGAAGAACAAGCGCCTGTTCGCCACCCGCTGCCGCGCGGCCGGCCTGCCGGTGCCCGACACGTTCGCCGATGATGGCGACGCCGCCGCGCTGCCGGCGTGGCTGGCGCGGCAGGCGGCGATCATCGCCAAGCCCAATTACAGCTCCAAGGGGCAGGGGATCGTCCGCTACCTGCGTGCGGACGGCGGCTGGCACGACGGCACGCGGGCGCTTGCGACGGAGGCGCTGGTCGCGCGGCTGGGGCGGGGCGGCGTGATCCAGACATGCCTCGCCGGGCACGCCGATCTCGCCGCGCTATCGCCGGGCGCGCTGCCGACCTTGCGGATCATGACCTGCCTGGACGAGCAAGGCGCGGTGGAGCAGTGCGGCGTGCTGCTGCGGCTGGGGGCGGGCCGCGCGCCGGTGGACAATTTCAACGCCGGCAATCTGGTGGCGGCAGTAGGGGATGACGGGCGGCTGGGGCCGGCCTTCATCCGCGCCGGCGCCGCGATCGAGACGGTGACGCACCACCCGGCGACGGGCGCGGAAATCGTGGGGCGCAGGGTGCCCGATCTCGCCGCCGCGATCGATCTGGCGGTCGCGGCGCACGCGGTGTTCCGCAACGGTTTCACCGTGATCGGCTGGGACATCGGCCTGGCCGAGGGCGGGCCGGTGCTGATCGAGGGCAATTGGAACCCCGGAACCGACGTGGTGCAGCTGGTCGCCGGCCGTGGGCTCGGGCGGACGCGGCTGGGCGCGCTCTACCGCCACCATCTGGCGCGCCTGCCAGCGGCACGGTGGCGCGCCGCCCGGCCGATCGAGCGCGAGCCACGGCACGCGCGATGA
- a CDS encoding NTP transferase domain-containing protein — protein sequence MSVTPAIGTATALVLAGRRDGALDPLAAAAGTALKCLVPVAGRPMIVHVLEALAAAPLIGRIIVSTNDGAAVAAVPEVRALIAQGRLDIVPAHANLVDSVTAGLADARFPVLVTTADNVLLGPDSIAAIARDARAADADVAVAFTRRASVLAAHPDGQRRFYRFADDAYSNCNSYWIGRPGALAAAEVFRRGGQFAKHPWRIVRAFGLVNLIRFRYGIGTLEAAFRRFSRRFGLAIAPVILADGAVAIDVDNARTLGVAEGLLRGRDQWSIAAE from the coding sequence ATGAGCGTGACGCCGGCCATCGGCACGGCGACGGCGCTGGTGCTCGCCGGGCGGCGCGACGGCGCGCTCGATCCGCTGGCCGCCGCCGCCGGCACCGCGCTGAAATGCCTGGTGCCCGTCGCCGGGCGGCCGATGATCGTGCATGTGCTTGAGGCGCTGGCGGCGGCCCCGCTGATCGGCCGCATCATCGTTTCCACCAACGACGGCGCGGCCGTGGCCGCCGTGCCGGAGGTGCGGGCGCTGATCGCGCAGGGGCGGCTAGATATCGTCCCGGCCCACGCCAATCTGGTCGACAGCGTCACCGCGGGCCTGGCGGATGCGCGCTTCCCGGTGCTGGTGACGACGGCCGACAACGTGCTGCTCGGCCCGGATTCGATCGCGGCGATCGCGCGGGATGCGCGGGCGGCGGACGCGGACGTGGCGGTGGCGTTCACCCGCCGCGCATCGGTGCTGGCGGCCCACCCGGACGGGCAGCGACGCTTCTATCGCTTCGCCGACGATGCCTATTCCAATTGCAACAGTTACTGGATCGGCCGGCCGGGCGCGCTGGCGGCGGCCGAGGTGTTCCGCCGCGGCGGCCAGTTCGCCAAGCATCCGTGGCGCATCGTGCGGGCGTTCGGCCTCGTTAACCTGATCCGCTTCCGCTACGGCATCGGCACGCTGGAGGCGGCGTTCCGCCGTTTCTCGCGCCGCTTCGGCCTGGCCATCGCGCCCGTGATCCTGGCGGACGGCGCGGTCGCGATCGACGTGGACAATGCGCGCACGCTGGGCGTGGCCGAAGGGCTGCTGCGCGGGCGCGACCAATGGTCGATCGCCGCCGAGTGA
- a CDS encoding phosphoribosylglycinamide synthetase, with translation MPELPRFECATIPPAAKARLRILFLAKHACGDGRPDATDGNHAVYHHELRTTLERIGLHVIPRDDYAAILDRPDADFAIPLLNRAGFQNSEMLAPLLFARHGLPCLGASAIVRGLADDKHLAKVAARAQGVPTMDWQVYRRGTGAILPPPFRAERLVVKPNASSASWGVRIVSAWAEARDHVEALQQAGHDVIVERYAPLLDIAVPVIGGAAAEPWLLPPMAYLPDALGGPRSYEEKRSLVASGPDPLVPVEDPALVARLEQHARALVRELWPFDYGRIEFRFDPATGALHFMEVNLSCNLWSQKTISRSAASLGIDHASLVESIVAHSMGRQGLLDAGVARLAA, from the coding sequence ATGCCAGAGCTTCCCCGCTTCGAGTGTGCGACGATCCCGCCGGCGGCCAAGGCGCGGCTGCGCATCCTGTTCCTGGCCAAGCATGCCTGCGGCGACGGCCGGCCGGATGCGACGGACGGCAACCACGCCGTCTACCATCACGAACTGCGCACCACCTTGGAGCGGATCGGCCTGCACGTGATCCCGCGCGACGATTACGCGGCGATCTTGGACCGGCCGGACGCCGATTTCGCGATCCCGCTGCTGAACCGCGCCGGCTTCCAGAACAGCGAGATGCTGGCGCCGCTGCTGTTCGCCCGCCACGGCCTGCCATGCCTGGGCGCCAGCGCGATCGTGCGCGGGCTGGCCGACGATAAGCATCTGGCGAAGGTGGCGGCGCGCGCGCAGGGCGTGCCGACGATGGACTGGCAGGTCTATCGTCGCGGCACCGGCGCCATCCTGCCGCCGCCCTTCCGCGCCGAGCGGCTGGTGGTGAAGCCGAACGCCTCCTCCGCATCGTGGGGGGTGCGGATCGTCTCCGCCTGGGCCGAGGCGCGCGACCATGTGGAGGCGCTGCAGCAGGCCGGCCACGACGTGATCGTGGAGCGGTACGCCCCGCTGCTCGACATCGCCGTGCCGGTGATCGGCGGCGCGGCGGCGGAGCCGTGGCTGCTGCCGCCGATGGCCTATCTGCCCGATGCGCTGGGCGGCCCCCGCTCCTACGAGGAGAAGCGTAGCCTCGTGGCGAGCGGGCCGGATCCGCTGGTGCCGGTGGAGGACCCCGCCCTCGTCGCGCGGCTGGAGCAGCATGCGCGGGCGCTGGTCCGCGAGCTGTGGCCGTTCGACTATGGCCGCATCGAGTTCCGCTTCGATCCGGCGACCGGAGCGCTCCACTTCATGGAGGTGAACCTGTCGTGCAATCTCTGGTCGCAGAAGACGATCTCGCGGTCCGCGGCGTCGCTCGGCATCGATCACGCGTCGCTCGTCGAATCGATCGTCGCGCACAGCATGGGGCGGCAGGGGCTGCTCGACGCGGGCGTGGCAAGGCTCGCGGCATGA